The following are encoded in a window of Streptomyces sp. 11x1 genomic DNA:
- a CDS encoding response regulator transcription factor codes for MAATVLVVEDEKEIRELLRRYLERAGYGVLTTGSGAEAVRLLGEPGIDLTLLDLGLPDVDGDEVLREARERGRVPVVVLTARTTVEDRIHGLRLGADDYVTKPFSPTEVVLRVGAVLQRARGTATGAAPVVSYGEGRLRIDEARHEAVLDGCSLELTPTEWGLLTALASVPGRVFSRYELVNRVRGYEFAGYERTIDSHVKNLRHKLVGAGPDLVETVLGVGYRLGWARDT; via the coding sequence ATGGCCGCCACCGTGCTCGTCGTCGAGGACGAGAAGGAGATCCGCGAGCTGCTGCGCCGCTACCTGGAGCGCGCGGGATACGGAGTGCTGACGACCGGCTCGGGTGCAGAGGCGGTGCGGCTTCTCGGTGAGCCAGGGATCGATCTGACGCTGCTGGATCTCGGGCTGCCGGACGTGGACGGGGACGAGGTGCTGCGCGAGGCCCGTGAGCGTGGGCGAGTGCCGGTGGTGGTGCTGACTGCGCGTACGACCGTCGAGGACCGCATTCATGGGCTGCGGCTGGGTGCCGACGACTATGTGACCAAGCCGTTCAGCCCGACCGAGGTGGTGCTGCGGGTGGGTGCGGTGCTGCAACGGGCCCGGGGTACGGCGACGGGGGCGGCGCCCGTGGTCTCATACGGCGAGGGACGGCTGCGGATCGACGAAGCTCGGCACGAGGCGGTGCTGGACGGCTGTTCTCTCGAGTTGACGCCGACCGAGTGGGGCCTGCTGACCGCGCTGGCGTCGGTACCGGGCCGGGTGTTCTCGCGCTACGAGCTGGTCAACCGGGTGCGCGGCTACGAGTTCGCCGGGTACGAGCGGACGATCGACTCGCATGTGAAGAACCTGCGCCACAAGCTCGTGGGCGCCGGCCCCGACCTTGTGGAGACGGTGCTGGGCGTGGGCTACCGCCTGGGGTGGGCCCGTGACACGTGA
- a CDS encoding three-helix bundle dimerization domain-containing protein, giving the protein MISRAVVTDRSVQPGKHCPDTRPTHLPAPAAEQRARQDVQERLAYRFPDLPSETPATTATEAFAFFVDAHVRHYVPVLTFKRAAGQLSERLATPDERGD; this is encoded by the coding sequence GTGATCTCCCGCGCCGTCGTCACCGACCGGTCCGTCCAGCCCGGCAAACACTGCCCCGACACTCGACCGACCCACCTTCCGGCACCGGCAGCGGAGCAGCGCGCCCGCCAGGATGTCCAGGAGCGGCTCGCATACCGATTCCCGGACCTCCCGTCCGAGACACCGGCGACGACAGCGACGGAGGCGTTCGCGTTCTTCGTCGACGCGCACGTACGGCACTACGTTCCCGTCCTGACCTTCAAACGTGCCGCGGGGCAGCTGTCCGAACGCCTCGCCACCCCGGACGAGAGAGGCGACTAG
- the pcaC gene encoding 4-carboxymuconolactone decarboxylase, translating to MSETPSNTLQYRFDGPEEAPVLILGPSLGTTWHMWDRQIPELTKQWRIFRFDLPGHGGAPAYPGGSITELAARLLATLDAVGVQRFGYAGCALGGAIGTELALRHPERLASLALIASSPRFGTADEFRQRGVIVRTNGLDPIARTSPDRWFTAGFAAAQPAITEWAVQMVRTTDPGCYIAACEALASFDVRAELGRIGVPTLVLVGSDDQVTGPAEARTLVAGIPDARLAVVPGASHLVPVEQPAAVTDLLVRHFSTAWQPAYDSTTGQVAIPAAPVKPALAAVLPQTGPVAEIAPPALQPEATGRPDPYDAGLKVRREVLGDAHVDRALASADDFSGDFQEFITRYAWGEIWDRPGLDRRSRSCVTLTALVAGGHLDELAFHTRAALRNGLTPNEIKEVLLQAAVYCGVPAANSAFRVAQQVIREETTPEE from the coding sequence GTGAGTGAGACACCGTCGAACACCCTGCAATACCGCTTTGACGGGCCAGAAGAGGCTCCCGTCCTGATCCTGGGCCCCTCCCTGGGCACCACCTGGCACATGTGGGACCGTCAGATCCCGGAACTGACCAAGCAGTGGCGGATCTTCCGCTTCGACCTGCCGGGCCACGGCGGCGCACCGGCGTACCCCGGCGGCTCGATCACCGAACTGGCCGCCCGTCTGCTGGCCACGCTGGACGCGGTCGGTGTGCAGCGGTTCGGCTACGCGGGCTGCGCGCTCGGCGGCGCCATCGGCACCGAACTCGCGCTGCGCCACCCCGAGCGCCTCGCCTCGCTCGCGCTGATCGCCTCCTCGCCGCGCTTCGGCACGGCCGACGAGTTCCGCCAGCGCGGGGTGATCGTGCGGACCAACGGCCTCGACCCCATCGCGCGGACGTCCCCCGACCGCTGGTTCACCGCGGGGTTCGCGGCGGCGCAGCCCGCCATCACCGAGTGGGCCGTGCAGATGGTCCGCACCACCGACCCCGGCTGCTACATCGCCGCCTGCGAGGCGCTCGCCTCGTTCGACGTGCGCGCCGAACTCGGCCGGATCGGCGTCCCCACCCTCGTCCTCGTCGGCTCCGACGACCAGGTCACCGGCCCCGCCGAGGCCCGTACGCTCGTCGCGGGCATCCCGGACGCCCGGCTCGCGGTCGTCCCCGGGGCCTCCCACCTCGTCCCGGTGGAGCAGCCCGCCGCCGTCACCGATCTGCTCGTCCGCCACTTCTCCACCGCCTGGCAGCCCGCCTACGACTCGACCACCGGCCAGGTCGCCATTCCGGCCGCCCCGGTCAAGCCCGCCCTCGCGGCCGTCCTGCCGCAGACCGGACCGGTCGCCGAGATCGCGCCGCCCGCCCTCCAGCCGGAGGCGACGGGCAGACCGGACCCGTACGACGCCGGGCTGAAGGTCCGCCGCGAGGTGCTCGGCGACGCGCACGTGGACCGGGCGCTGGCATCGGCGGACGACTTCTCCGGCGACTTCCAGGAGTTCATCACCCGCTATGCCTGGGGCGAGATCTGGGACCGGCCCGGCCTCGACCGCCGTTCCCGCAGCTGTGTCACCCTGACCGCGCTCGTCGCCGGCGGGCACCTGGACGAGCTCGCCTTCCACACCCGCGCCGCCCTGCGCAACGGCCTCACCCCGAACGAGATCAAGGAAGTCCTCCTCCAGGCGGCCGTCTACTGCGGGGTACCGGCCGCGAACAGCGCGTTCCGCGTGGCCCAGCAGGTCATCCGCGAGGAGACCACCCCCGAGGAGTGA
- a CDS encoding FAD/NAD(P)-binding oxidoreductase: MAATPSPTDTPIRGRHRVAVIGGGSAGISVAARLRRAGVSDITLIEPSDTHWYQPLWTLVGGGQAPLRSSRRPEGSVVPDGVRWIRRRALAVDPDTRNVTLSGGAELTYEHLVMAPGLQLDWDGVPGLDEAVGHDQVSSNYAPEYAPRTWELIRAMRSGTAVFTHPATPLKCGGAPQKIAYLAADHWRRRKVLDDIRIILVIPDPAMFKVPAWTQVLEKVAARYGIEVRLRSEMTAIDGDAREVTVTDHASGTKEIIDYDLLHAVPPQSAPDWVKASPLADPASPQGFVTVDKHTLQHPAYAEVFALGDVANLPTSKTGAAVRKQAPVVAANLLDVINGRTPSHRYNGYTSCPLVTARDRMLLAEFDYDLNPTPSFPLLDPFKERRTMWAFKRYGLPPIYWHGMLTGRL, translated from the coding sequence TTGGCCGCCACACCCTCCCCCACCGACACTCCGATCCGCGGACGCCACCGCGTCGCCGTGATCGGCGGCGGCAGCGCCGGCATCAGCGTCGCCGCCCGCCTGCGCCGCGCCGGCGTCAGCGACATCACCCTGATCGAACCGTCCGACACCCACTGGTACCAGCCGCTGTGGACCCTGGTCGGCGGCGGCCAGGCCCCCCTGCGCAGCAGCCGCCGCCCTGAGGGGTCGGTCGTCCCGGACGGCGTGCGCTGGATCCGCCGCCGAGCCCTGGCCGTCGACCCCGACACGCGCAACGTGACCCTGTCCGGCGGTGCAGAACTCACCTACGAACATCTGGTGATGGCGCCGGGTCTCCAGCTGGACTGGGACGGCGTCCCCGGTCTCGACGAGGCCGTGGGGCACGACCAGGTGAGCAGCAACTACGCGCCCGAGTACGCCCCGCGCACCTGGGAACTGATCCGCGCGATGCGCTCGGGCACGGCCGTCTTCACCCACCCGGCGACGCCGCTGAAGTGCGGCGGCGCCCCGCAGAAGATCGCCTATCTGGCCGCGGACCACTGGCGCAGGCGGAAAGTCCTCGACGACATCCGGATCATCCTCGTCATCCCCGATCCTGCGATGTTCAAAGTGCCCGCCTGGACGCAGGTCCTGGAGAAGGTCGCCGCGCGGTACGGCATCGAGGTGCGGCTGCGCTCCGAGATGACCGCCATCGACGGCGACGCCCGCGAGGTCACGGTCACCGACCACGCCAGCGGCACCAAAGAGATCATCGACTACGACCTCCTGCACGCCGTGCCGCCGCAGAGCGCACCCGACTGGGTCAAGGCGAGTCCGCTCGCCGACCCGGCGAGCCCGCAGGGGTTCGTGACCGTCGACAAGCACACCCTCCAACACCCCGCCTACGCCGAGGTCTTCGCACTCGGGGACGTGGCGAACCTGCCCACCTCCAAGACCGGTGCCGCGGTGCGCAAACAGGCCCCGGTGGTCGCGGCGAACCTGCTCGACGTCATCAACGGCCGTACGCCGTCGCACCGTTACAACGGCTACACGTCCTGCCCGCTGGTGACGGCCCGCGACCGGATGCTGCTCGCCGAGTTCGACTACGACCTCAACCCCACGCCCTCCTTCCCGCTGCTCGACCCGTTCAAGGAGCGGCGCACGATGTGGGCGTTCAAGCGGTACGGCCTGCCACCGATCTACTGGCACGGCATGCTCACCGGCCGCCTCTGA
- a CDS encoding class I SAM-dependent methyltransferase — MDAATWDERYRGRELVWKAEPNRFVAEELAGLKPSGRAVDLAAGEGRNAVWLAEQGWEVDAVDFSAVALEKAGRLAVDRGVRLHTVHADLTLWAPAEATYDLALIAYLHLPWPEMAEVLPRAAAAVRSGGTLLLVGHDAANPEHGYGGPQDPRVLYTAEQVADLWRPYADILRAETASRRVTDAEGGSRTALDALVHAVRR, encoded by the coding sequence ATGGACGCGGCGACCTGGGACGAGCGCTACCGCGGCAGGGAACTGGTCTGGAAGGCGGAGCCCAACCGCTTCGTCGCCGAGGAGCTGGCCGGTCTGAAGCCGTCCGGACGGGCGGTGGACCTCGCCGCCGGCGAAGGCCGCAACGCGGTCTGGCTCGCCGAACAGGGCTGGGAGGTGGACGCAGTCGACTTCTCCGCCGTGGCCCTGGAGAAGGCCGGGCGGCTGGCCGTCGACCGCGGTGTACGGCTGCACACCGTCCACGCCGATCTCACCCTCTGGGCGCCCGCGGAGGCGACGTATGACCTGGCGTTGATCGCGTACCTGCACCTGCCGTGGCCAGAGATGGCCGAGGTGCTGCCCCGGGCCGCCGCTGCCGTCCGCTCGGGCGGCACCCTGTTGCTCGTCGGTCACGACGCGGCCAACCCCGAGCACGGATACGGCGGCCCGCAGGACCCGCGCGTGCTCTACACCGCCGAGCAGGTCGCCGACCTGTGGCGGCCGTACGCCGACATCCTGCGGGCCGAGACGGCCTCCCGGCGGGTGACCGACGCCGAGGGCGGCAGCCGCACGGCCCTCGACGCACTCGTCCACGCCGTGCGGAGATGA
- a CDS encoding rhodanese-like domain-containing protein — translation MNLRTDTPRLEPAALRDLTRSGEGPRLLDVRTPGEFRTSHIPGSYNVPLDTLREHRAELLHHLDEDVILICRSGARAAQAEQALAEAGLPNLRVLDGGVVAWESCGGPLTRGPERWDLERQVRLVAGTLVLLTGVAGLFVPGLHLIGTAVGAGLTIAALTNTCAMGMLLSKLPYNRGPRTDLDTVVAALRGTP, via the coding sequence ATGAACCTCCGCACCGACACACCACGCCTCGAACCCGCCGCCCTGCGCGACCTGACCCGATCCGGCGAGGGCCCGCGCCTGCTGGACGTGCGCACGCCCGGCGAGTTCCGCACCTCCCACATCCCCGGCTCCTACAACGTCCCCCTCGACACCCTGCGCGAACACCGCGCCGAACTGCTCCACCACCTCGACGAGGACGTCATACTCATCTGCCGCTCCGGGGCCCGCGCCGCCCAAGCCGAACAGGCCCTCGCCGAAGCAGGACTGCCCAACCTGCGCGTCCTCGACGGCGGCGTCGTGGCCTGGGAGTCCTGCGGCGGCCCGCTCACCCGCGGCCCGGAGCGCTGGGACCTGGAACGCCAGGTCCGACTCGTCGCCGGAACCCTCGTCCTGCTGACCGGCGTCGCGGGCCTGTTCGTGCCCGGACTGCACCTGATCGGCACCGCCGTCGGTGCCGGGCTGACCATCGCCGCGCTCACCAACACCTGCGCCATGGGAATGCTGCTGTCGAAGCTGCCCTACAACCGCGGCCCGCGCACCGACCTCGACACGGTCGTCGCCGCCCTGCGGGGCACGCCATGA
- a CDS encoding HAMP domain-containing sensor histidine kinase — protein MTREPRSGVRPSGGLGPLGRRLFAAFALVALASVALLTAAALVGTDRGLSSAHQADRQRTADRVATAAADAYRAAGGWASADLSVARSVATGADVVLTVRDADAEVISDDSGSGSSDEHGMPGSGRGHQGQGAGSGPGVSAPVVVDGHTVGSVRLVFSAGSASAGRSVAWGWVAAAAVGALALALGVSWFVTRRLTAPVVRVAATARALAAGDRGARARIDAPGELGDLAHAFDAMADDVSHAEQALHRLAADVAHELRTPLASLQAGLEELRDGYTEPTPDRLASLHDQALRLGRIIDDLGELAEAESARMSLHLAEVDLNALAGAAVAERQAELRTAGLAVHTVPGPAPLPVRGDADRLHQALGNLLSNTARHCRPGDTVTVTTSSTPAEAVVEVVDTGPGIPADELPHVFDRLWRGTRSRAGGGSGIGLAVVKELVTAHGGTVTAESGPGGGTRMTLRLPRATAQGPQLVSGPDTKPRIASRANTPRGI, from the coding sequence GTGACACGTGAGCCGCGCTCCGGCGTTCGGCCGTCCGGTGGGCTCGGCCCGCTCGGGCGACGGCTGTTCGCCGCGTTCGCCTTGGTGGCGCTGGCATCCGTCGCCCTGCTGACGGCCGCGGCGCTCGTCGGAACCGACCGCGGGCTCAGCAGCGCCCATCAGGCCGACCGGCAGCGGACCGCCGACCGGGTGGCCACGGCCGCCGCCGACGCCTACCGGGCTGCGGGCGGCTGGGCATCGGCTGATCTGTCGGTCGCGCGTTCCGTCGCGACCGGCGCCGATGTGGTGCTCACGGTGCGCGACGCGGACGCCGAGGTGATTTCCGACGACTCGGGCTCCGGGTCGTCGGACGAGCACGGCATGCCCGGTTCCGGTCGCGGGCATCAAGGGCAGGGTGCCGGTTCGGGCCCCGGTGTGAGCGCTCCGGTAGTGGTCGACGGCCACACGGTCGGCTCCGTACGCCTCGTCTTCTCGGCCGGCTCCGCATCGGCGGGCCGGTCCGTCGCCTGGGGCTGGGTGGCCGCGGCCGCTGTTGGCGCGCTGGCTCTGGCGCTGGGCGTGAGCTGGTTCGTCACCCGGCGCCTGACGGCTCCCGTCGTCCGGGTCGCCGCAACCGCGCGTGCACTGGCCGCCGGGGACCGCGGCGCACGGGCCCGCATCGACGCACCCGGTGAACTGGGCGACCTCGCCCACGCCTTCGACGCCATGGCCGACGACGTGAGCCACGCCGAACAGGCCCTCCACCGCCTCGCCGCCGACGTCGCCCACGAACTGCGCACCCCCCTGGCCTCGCTGCAGGCGGGGCTGGAGGAACTCCGCGACGGCTACACCGAGCCGACCCCGGACCGTCTTGCCTCCCTGCACGACCAGGCCCTGCGGCTGGGCCGCATCATCGACGACCTCGGTGAACTCGCCGAGGCCGAGTCCGCCCGGATGTCCCTGCACCTGGCCGAGGTGGACCTGAACGCCCTGGCCGGCGCCGCCGTGGCCGAGCGGCAGGCCGAGCTGCGCACCGCCGGACTGGCCGTTCACACCGTCCCCGGCCCCGCTCCCCTGCCGGTCCGCGGTGACGCCGACCGGCTGCACCAGGCCCTCGGCAACCTGCTGAGCAACACCGCCCGTCACTGCCGCCCCGGTGACACCGTCACCGTCACCACGTCCTCCACGCCCGCCGAAGCCGTCGTCGAGGTGGTCGACACCGGCCCCGGTATCCCCGCCGACGAGTTGCCGCACGTCTTCGACCGGCTGTGGCGCGGGACCCGCTCTCGTGCCGGAGGCGGCAGCGGCATCGGCCTCGCCGTGGTCAAGGAGCTGGTCACCGCCCACGGCGGCACGGTCACCGCGGAGTCCGGACCGGGCGGCGGGACGCGGATGACGCTCCGGCTGCCCAGGGCCACGGCTCAGGGGCCACAGCTCGTTTCCGGCCCTGACACAAAGCCGCGCATTGCCTCTCGGGCAAATACCCCCAGGGGTATTTGA
- a CDS encoding metal-sensitive transcriptional regulator, with translation MHTTEVVNTDDKEADSWAEVLNRLRRAQGQRAAVITMIEADRDRKDVVNQPAAVTHALDRAGFKTVAGGIRQCLTEQHPGHVPPLSEAEPEKLYLTLA, from the coding sequence GTGCACACCACCGAAGTAGTGAACACCGACGACAAGGAAGCGGACTCGTGGGCCGAGGTACTCAACCGGCTGCGACGGGCCCAGGGACAACGGGCCGCGGTCATCACCATGATCGAGGCGGACCGCGACCGCAAGGACGTCGTCAACCAGCCGGCCGCGGTCACCCACGCCCTGGACCGGGCCGGTTTCAAGACAGTGGCGGGCGGCATCCGCCAGTGCCTCACCGAACAGCACCCGGGACACGTCCCGCCGCTGAGCGAGGCCGAACCGGAGAAGCTGTACCTGACGCTCGCCTGA
- a CDS encoding MBL fold metallo-hydrolase, producing the protein MFFAQYYLDCLSQASYMIADESTGKAVVVDPRRDVSEYLTDAAEHGFTIEAVINTHFHADFLAGHLELADRTGAWIGYGQRAEAEYPIHKLVDGERITLGDVQLQILETPGHTPESISVLVYEHADDTLPYGVLTGDALFIGDVGRPDLLASIGVTADELGRMLYNTIQHKLMDLPDAVRVFPAHGAGSACGKNLSTQRQSTIGEQRATNYACRPMSEEKFVSLVTEGQPSAPAYFVYDAILNRKEHGLFDAAAAPRPLSVEEFMERRALGAVILDARSPQDFTPGYLRGSINVPADGRFAEQSGMVVAPEQDVLVIAPQDREEEVVTRLARIGFDKVGGYLREPEGAFPALADEMEQASRLTADDLRRLLDGDAPPLVLDVRNTAEREEGFIEGSLHIPLAELARRIEEIPAGRPLVVHCAGGHRSSIAASLLRHKGRPDVSDLLGGYGAWLALPAAADV; encoded by the coding sequence ATGTTCTTCGCCCAGTACTACCTCGACTGCCTCTCCCAGGCGTCTTACATGATCGCCGACGAAAGCACCGGCAAGGCCGTCGTCGTCGACCCGCGCCGCGACGTCTCCGAATACCTCACCGACGCCGCCGAACACGGTTTCACCATCGAGGCGGTCATCAACACCCACTTCCACGCCGACTTCCTCGCCGGCCACCTGGAACTCGCCGACCGGACCGGCGCCTGGATCGGCTACGGGCAGCGCGCCGAGGCCGAATACCCCATCCACAAGCTGGTCGACGGCGAACGCATCACCCTCGGCGACGTCCAGCTCCAGATCCTCGAAACCCCAGGCCACACCCCGGAGTCGATCAGCGTCCTGGTGTACGAGCACGCCGACGACACCCTCCCCTACGGGGTGCTGACCGGCGACGCGCTGTTCATCGGCGACGTCGGCCGGCCCGACCTGCTCGCCTCGATCGGCGTCACCGCCGACGAACTCGGCCGCATGCTCTACAACACCATCCAGCACAAGTTGATGGACCTCCCGGACGCGGTCCGGGTCTTCCCCGCGCACGGCGCCGGATCCGCCTGCGGCAAGAACCTCTCCACCCAGCGCCAGTCCACCATCGGCGAGCAGCGCGCCACCAACTACGCCTGCCGGCCCATGAGCGAGGAGAAATTCGTGTCGCTGGTGACCGAGGGCCAGCCGTCCGCGCCCGCCTACTTCGTCTACGACGCCATCCTCAACCGCAAGGAACACGGCCTGTTCGACGCGGCCGCAGCACCCCGCCCGCTGTCCGTGGAGGAGTTCATGGAGCGGCGCGCGCTCGGAGCGGTCATCCTCGACGCCCGTTCCCCGCAGGACTTCACGCCCGGGTATCTGCGCGGCTCGATCAACGTCCCCGCCGACGGTCGCTTCGCCGAGCAGTCCGGCATGGTCGTCGCCCCCGAACAGGACGTCCTCGTCATCGCGCCGCAGGACCGCGAGGAGGAGGTCGTCACCCGGCTCGCCCGGATCGGCTTCGACAAGGTCGGCGGCTACCTGCGCGAGCCCGAGGGAGCCTTCCCCGCCCTGGCCGACGAGATGGAACAGGCCAGTCGCCTGACCGCCGACGACCTGCGCCGCCTGCTGGACGGCGACGCACCCCCGCTGGTGCTCGACGTGCGCAACACCGCCGAGCGCGAAGAGGGCTTCATCGAGGGCTCGTTGCACATCCCGCTGGCCGAACTCGCCCGCCGTATCGAGGAGATCCCGGCCGGCCGGCCGCTGGTCGTCCACTGCGCGGGCGGCCACCGCTCCTCCATCGCCGCCAGCCTGCTGCGCCACAAGGGCCGCCCCGACGTCTCCGACCTGCTCGGCGGATACGGCGCCTGGCTCGCCCTGCCCGCAGCCGCCGACGTCTGA
- a CDS encoding DUF2202 domain-containing protein codes for MKRNIKIATAVTAAALAIGGVLAVGPVTAGTGGGAPAAAQTTSQSMLKNAQYQGRHHGGDTDGIRRHDGTCNGAALAEQGTLTASQKATLAGMAEEEKLAHDLYTAFAARYDARVFERIAAAETSHLTAVRTLLNRYDVTDPTAGEQAGEFTDPAVQATYDRLLNQGEDSLSEALKAARAVETDDIAALTQALSGLTAPDTRQVYTNLLAASERHLTAFEDWIAAQVGR; via the coding sequence ATGAAGCGCAACATCAAGATCGCGACAGCGGTCACCGCGGCCGCCCTTGCCATCGGCGGAGTGCTGGCAGTCGGCCCGGTGACCGCGGGCACGGGCGGCGGTGCGCCGGCGGCCGCGCAGACCACGTCCCAGAGCATGTTGAAGAACGCTCAGTACCAGGGGCGCCACCACGGCGGTGACACGGACGGCATCCGCCGGCACGACGGAACCTGCAACGGAGCCGCCCTGGCCGAGCAGGGCACCCTGACGGCCTCCCAGAAGGCCACGCTGGCGGGCATGGCCGAGGAGGAGAAACTTGCGCACGACCTCTACACGGCGTTCGCGGCACGCTACGACGCACGGGTCTTCGAGCGGATCGCGGCGGCGGAGACCAGCCACCTGACCGCCGTGCGCACTCTGCTGAACCGCTACGACGTCACCGACCCGACTGCCGGCGAGCAGGCCGGTGAGTTCACCGACCCCGCCGTGCAGGCGACCTACGACCGGCTCCTGAATCAAGGCGAGGACAGCCTGTCCGAAGCCCTGAAAGCGGCCCGCGCGGTCGAGACCGACGACATCGCCGCACTGACCCAGGCCCTGTCCGGGCTCACCGCCCCGGACACCCGCCAGGTGTACACAAACCTGCTCGCCGCCTCCGAGCGGCACCTGACGGCGTTCGAGGACTGGATCGCCGCGCAAGTGGGGAGGTGA
- a CDS encoding rhodanese-like domain-containing protein: MTQEAFAAAWAEGALVVDVREADEYAAGHVPGARLMALRTVPTRCGELPSGRPVFVICASGNRSKSAADWMNTYGIDAYSVTGGTGAWARAGRPVAAGSHEHAA; this comes from the coding sequence GTGACACAGGAAGCATTCGCGGCGGCCTGGGCCGAGGGAGCGCTCGTGGTCGACGTACGGGAAGCCGACGAGTACGCCGCCGGGCACGTGCCCGGCGCCCGCCTGATGGCGCTGCGCACCGTCCCCACGCGCTGCGGCGAACTGCCCAGCGGCCGCCCGGTGTTCGTGATCTGCGCCAGCGGAAACCGCAGCAAGTCGGCTGCCGACTGGATGAACACCTACGGCATCGACGCCTACTCCGTGACCGGCGGCACCGGTGCCTGGGCCCGCGCCGGACGTCCCGTCGCGGCCGGTTCCCACGAGCACGCCGCCTGA
- a CDS encoding sensor histidine kinase, giving the protein MRTEAPGAVLAVRDGGPGLTDDDIAVVFERGTLTGRYRGVRPVGSGLGLAIAHRPAGRLGAAVTAHRPPPRTRWRHPLHRTPAAPPRSRLTGQPCAPRRRKPVSDDARWMRSSAACRTPRSEHHTCRPDITSPLARRSSPRTPSGAARRRRAGLCTPGGCPGR; this is encoded by the coding sequence CTGCGCACGGAAGCTCCCGGCGCCGTCCTGGCGGTCCGCGACGGCGGCCCGGGCCTCACCGACGACGACATCGCCGTCGTCTTCGAACGCGGCACCCTCACCGGACGCTACCGGGGCGTCCGTCCCGTGGGCAGCGGCCTCGGACTCGCGATCGCCCACCGGCCGGCCGGCCGGCTCGGCGCCGCCGTCACCGCCCACCGCCCACCGCCACGCACCCGATGGCGGCACCCGCTTCACCGTACGCCTGCCGCCCCACCCCGATCCCGGCTCACCGGACAACCCTGCGCGCCGCGTCGTCGGAAGCCGGTTTCCGACGACGCGCGATGGATGCGATCGAGCGCGGCCTGCCGGACGCCCCGGTCTGAGCACCACACATGCCGACCCGACATCACCTCCCCACTTGCGCGGCGATCCAGTCCTCGAACGCCGTCAGGTGCCGCTCGGAGGCGGCGAGCAGGTTTGTGTACACCTGGCGGGTGTCCGGGGCGGTGA
- a CDS encoding sulfite exporter TauE/SafE family protein, with protein sequence MIAVVIAASLLIGVSLGVLGGGGSILTVPILVYLAGMETKEAIATSLFVVGVTSAAGVVSHARAGRVRWRTGLLFGLAGMTGAYAGGRLAEFIPGGILLIAFALMMIATAVAMIRGRRQTPKKAHHELPVPHVLLDGIVVGLVTGLVGAGGGFLVVPALALLGGLPMTVAVGTSLLVIAMKSFAGLAGYLASVHIDWGFAALVTATAVVGSLIGGLLAGRIPQDALRKSFGWFVAVMGVFVLSQQTGSDLRHTLLTSPWTWASVAATAGVAFSWYMLGRSDRTPERTGDTPAVPDGATEPVVSLAVRAETARGNGVSASPQDT encoded by the coding sequence ATGATCGCCGTCGTCATCGCCGCGTCCCTGCTCATCGGCGTCAGTCTCGGTGTACTGGGCGGCGGCGGGTCCATCCTGACCGTGCCCATCCTGGTCTACCTGGCCGGCATGGAGACCAAAGAGGCCATCGCCACCTCGCTGTTCGTCGTCGGCGTCACCAGTGCCGCCGGCGTCGTCTCCCACGCGCGGGCCGGACGCGTCCGCTGGCGTACCGGGCTGCTGTTCGGCCTGGCCGGCATGACCGGCGCCTACGCGGGCGGACGGCTCGCCGAGTTCATCCCCGGCGGCATCCTGCTCATCGCCTTCGCCCTCATGATGATCGCCACCGCCGTCGCCATGATCCGCGGTCGCCGCCAGACGCCGAAGAAGGCCCACCACGAACTGCCCGTCCCGCATGTCCTGCTCGACGGCATCGTCGTGGGACTGGTCACCGGGCTGGTCGGCGCCGGTGGAGGCTTCCTCGTCGTCCCCGCGCTCGCCCTGCTCGGCGGGCTGCCGATGACCGTCGCGGTCGGCACCTCCCTGCTGGTCATCGCCATGAAGTCGTTCGCCGGGCTGGCCGGATACCTCGCGAGCGTGCACATCGACTGGGGCTTCGCCGCCCTCGTCACAGCGACCGCCGTCGTCGGCAGCCTCATCGGCGGCCTGCTCGCCGGGCGCATCCCGCAGGACGCGCTGCGCAAGTCCTTCGGCTGGTTCGTCGCCGTCATGGGCGTCTTCGTCCTCAGCCAGCAGACCGGCTCCGATCTGCGCCACACCCTGCTGACCAGCCCCTGGACATGGGCCTCCGTGGCCGCGACGGCAGGGGTCGCGTTCAGCTGGTACATGCTGGGGCGCTCCGACCGAACGCCGGAGCGGACGGGCGACACCCCGGCGGTGCCGGATGGCGCAACCGAACCTGTGGTCTCGCTCGCCGTCCGTGCCGAGACCGCGCGCGGCAACGGCGTCAGCGCGTCGCCGCAGGACACCTAG